In Oenanthe melanoleuca isolate GR-GAL-2019-014 chromosome 8, OMel1.0, whole genome shotgun sequence, a single genomic region encodes these proteins:
- the HYI gene encoding putative hydroxypyruvate isomerase: MALRFSANLSWLFPELPALPARLEAAAAAGFGAVEAAWPAGCPAQELRAAAERARVRIALLNTPPGDPEAGELGLAAVPGRQAAFRQGLEAAVRYARAVGCPRIHVMAGRVPLGTDRAAVAGEMETTFIENLRYAADLLSQEDMTGLLEPINNRITDPRYYLNTPHQAAAILEKVGRPNLKLQLDLFHCQIMDGNLSQNLETYFPLIGHIQIAQVPGRHEPDSPGELNFPYIFELVESLGYTGYVGCEYAPKGDTLEGLGWLRSYWESRGLQHGGTSKAAK; this comes from the exons aTGGCGCTGCGCTTCTCCGCCAACCTCTCGTGGCTCTTCCCGGAgctcccggcgctgccggcGCGGCTGgaagcggcggcggccgcggggtTCGGAGCGGTGGAGGCGGCTTGGCCGGCGGGCTGCCCGGCGCAGGAGCTGCGGGCCGCGGCGGAGCGGGCGCGGGTGCGGATCGCGCTCCTCAACACCCCCCCCG GGGACCCGGAGGCGGGCGAGCTGGGGCTGGCGGCCGTGCCCGGGCGGCAGGCGGCGTTCCGGCAGGGCCTGGAGGCGGCCGTGCGCTACGCCAGGGCTGTGGGCTGCCCCAG GATTCATGTGATGGCTGGGCGGGTTCCCCTGGGCACAGACCgggctgcagtggcaggtgaGATGGAAACCACCTTCATTGAGAATCTCAGATACGCTGCTGACCTCCTGTCCCAG GAAGACATGACTGGACTGTTGGAGCCTATCAACAACCGTATCACTGACCCTCGCTACTATCTGAACACCCCACACCAAG CTGCTGCCATCCTGGAGAAAGTGGGACGGCCCaacctgaagctgcagctg GACCTTTTTCACTGCCAGATCATGGATGGCAATTTGTCACAGAACCTGGAGACCTACTTCCCGCTCATCG GTCACATCCAGATTGCACAGGTACCAGGGCGGCACGAGCCCGATAGCCCTGGGGAGTTGAACTTCCCCTACATCTTCGAGCTCGTGGAGTCCCTTGGCTACACTGGCTACGTGGGCTGCGAGTATGCTCCCAAGG gagacACTCTGGAAGGTCTAGGCTGGCTGAGGTCCTACTGGGAAAGCCGAGGGCTGCAGCATGGTGGGACCAGCAAGGCAGCCAAGTAA